The nucleotide window GAATATTTCCGGCTAATTCATTATGACGATCTAAAATATCAACTTCGGTTTTAGGTTCGCTTTTTCGCTCTCTAGGATTAACTTGAATAACCCAAACTTCATCGGGTTTATTGTCGTTAAATAAAATTCGATTTAGAGGAGGATTTTCGGCAAATAATCCATCCCAATATAACTCCCCATCAATAGTAACAGCTTTAAAAAATGGGGGTACAGCACAAGAAGCAAGAATAGAATCTACATTAATTTCTCCTTTGTGAGAATCAAATATTTTAAAATTGCCCGAAAGAATATTAACTGCTCCTACAAATAATCGAGGACTAGAAGCATTAACCAATTGGGGAAGAGATGTAAAATCAACGTGCTTTTCTAGCAAACTTTTTAAATCTAAAAATTCTTTTCTTGGGGCAAAAGACAACCAAAATTGTTGCCAAACTTCTAAATTTTCAGGATTAATATTAAAGGCGGGAATTATACCACTATCAGCCCAACGACGCGCCTGTAATAAACAATTATTAAAATAGATTTCCCACCAATCCGTTGCTGTGTTATCCTGCCAAAAATCAATCAGAGGGGAATATACGGGTTCAGTTGCGCCTGTTGCTGCTTTTAGCAATCCATACCAAGTGAGTAAAGCGCAGATTCCCCCCCCAGAAGTTCCACTCAAACTCACAATGTCATATTGCTGGTGAATTCCTGCACTGAGGAGATGCTTTAGAACCCCTGCGGTAAAGGCGGTATGACTCCCTCCTCCCTGACAAGCAATAGCAATTTTTTTCATATGTGTCATGATTGGTTGGTTCGTGAGACTTGACTAGCTATCTAGACAAAATATAGCAGATAAAACAGAGTATTCTAATTTATAGAATAAGAGACAACACAGAAAAACTACAATAATTTCATCTGTAAACTTATGTTAGTGATAAACATCCCATCTGCGTCCATCTGCGTCCATCTGCGGACAATTATGCAAGAAATCTAATACAAGAAATTTAATTATCAATAGATTTAAGTATACTTGCCGGTAAGGGATCTTGACTCATTTGAAAGTAATTTGTTCCGCAGCTTGCAGAGGCAAACTATAAATTGTTGCAGCGAGGAAACTTCCTAAAATGACTTTGAATTGGGAGAGCATTTATTTAAAGCTGGTAATTCAAGAAAAAAAGTTTGATCAGGTTAAATTGTATTTTAATTGATTTAGGCACAGTTGTCTCTCCAGAAAACCTTTTAATAAACATTTCTTAACCCAGACTTTATCCCGATGAGGTAGGATGACTAGGGTTTTGTCAGTCAAAGAAGTTGATTAAAATTGTGATCAAAGAGAGGCAAAAAAAGATGAATTCAGACAATGGCAAATTAAATTACTTGAAACTCTTAAAAAAGAATATTAAACAAAATATAGCTCAAAAAGGAATTAAGTCTATTACTCGAAACGGAGATAAAGAACTAGATTTACTGGTCAAAAAAATAATCAAGCAACCGATTCAATCAGAACAAGACGTTTCTGATCTAGGAGAACGTTTAGCAGCAGAAATTGTCGAAATTTTTCAACAAAAAGAGACAACTGAGTTAGATAAAAGTGTAATTCGTCAGTTACCCTATTTCTCTACACCTCCAGAAAAACACTCTCCTTCATCTTCAAAAGTTAAATCTGTCTCTAAATCTTCTGTTGAAATGACAACCCTTACTCTCAGACAAGAAACTGTTCCCATTCCCTCCCCAACCGAGACTTCTACTGGAGACACTGAACCAGAAATTAGTGATACTCCTACACCTGAACTTGAATCAGAAACTGAGGCAATTATTGCCCTCGATGAGCCAATTTCTTCAGATAGAGATGAAAACCCTGCCCCAGAGCCGGAAACTGTATCTTCTGAGGAATCTAACGAATCACAGCCAGAAGAACTTATACCTTCCTAATAGCTAAAGTTTAGACTTATTTTGAACTTTACCGAAGGAATTTTTGGGGTTTTTATCATTAAATTACCCCCTTTTTATTTAAGAGCGATTAAGAATTTTAAGACGTTTTTCATAAATTTTCTGAGGATCAACGGGGATAACAATTTCTTCGAGAGGCATTTGGCGACAATTGCCCGTATAACTGTTAACTTGATAGACAATTTTATGAGTTAAATCAAGCCCTGTTAACCAACCACTACGATGATGATAAGCCCCTGTATCAATATCTAGCCATCCTACTCCAGAGGCTAAATAACCCGGTAACACTTGAGGAAAAGTAAAGGTAATAGTATGACCAACAATAATCAA belongs to Gloeothece citriformis PCC 7424 and includes:
- a CDS encoding patatin-like phospholipase family protein; translation: MTHMKKIAIACQGGGSHTAFTAGVLKHLLSAGIHQQYDIVSLSGTSGGGICALLTWYGLLKAATGATEPVYSPLIDFWQDNTATDWWEIYFNNCLLQARRWADSGIIPAFNINPENLEVWQQFWLSFAPRKEFLDLKSLLEKHVDFTSLPQLVNASSPRLFVGAVNILSGNFKIFDSHKGEINVDSILASCAVPPFFKAVTIDGELYWDGLFAENPPLNRILFNDNKPDEVWVIQVNPRERKSEPKTEVDILDRHNELAGNILLGAEIELVKMINNWLDQGAFKEEFLAKMPLKKIQVRIIAMDSALSASLDYASKLDRSPYHLKDLILDGQKQAEAFLTNPDDKLFQPISWYN